A stretch of DNA from Calditrichota bacterium:
CCGAAGTTCCGCACAATCCGGTTATCGTAATAAAATGTCTCTACAGCCATAGAGAAGACCTCCTTTTAATTAATTAAAATCACTTTTTTATTTCATCATCAAATAGCATACGAATTGCTGGCGTTTCCTGGTCATCAAACTGCCCTTTTTTTACTGAAAATAAAAAGGCAATCAGGAACCCCAAAGCCACAGAAAAACTAGCGCCGATTAGAATAAAAATTACTTCCATAAAATCCTTAAAATCTAAAACATTAATTTTCAAATAACATACAAATTACAATATCCAATTTTAAATTGTATCTAAATGTTTTGGATTTTGATATTTGTGTTCTGTTAATTGTATTTATTGTCTCTATAATCCCAGCCTTTTTGCATTTATCCGTGTGGAAAGTGTTGCAAAAACCACAACGGAAATTGAGCTTAAAGGCATTAAAATCGCTGCAATCAAAGGAGATAAAACCCCTGTTACTGCAAAATATAATCCAACCGAATTATATAAAAATGATAAAATAAAACTTGTAATTACCGTATTATAACTCGATTTGGCATAATTTATAAACACAGGTAATTTTTCAAAATGGTTTGCATTTAAGATTGCATCACAAGCCGGAGAAAAAGTATTCACATCCTCCGATATAGAAATCCCCAAATCGCTTTGCTTCAGAGCACCGGCATCATTGAGGCCGTCTCCTATCATCAATGTTCTGTCTCCGGCTTTCTGTAAATTCAAAATAAAATTTTGCTTGTCATAAGGAGTTTGGTTAAACCGTATTTCTCCTTTTATTTTAAACTTTTCAAACAGACCTGTTAAGAAGTTTTTCTCACGGGCATTATCTCCGGAAATTAGGGCTATTTTAAAGTTTTTGGCCAACTTTTGTAAAACATTGCTCAACCCTGGACGGTAGCTGTTTTTTATGCTGAAATAACCTTTATAATCACCATCAATTAGTACATGGGCAGTCGATCCGGAAAACTCAATATTTTGTAATTGAGGTACGCCAATCCATTGTGCGCTTCCAATCCGTACATCATGGCCATTTATTTGTGCCAGCATTCCTTTGCCGCTGATTTCAACAAAATCATTTGCCGGCAATATTTTCCCTGCTTTTAAAAAATTATAAATAAAACGGCTTATCGGATGAACCGAATTATTTGTTAAAGATTTAATCAACTCTTCGTCAGGAAGACTTAGTTTTTTAGAAAATGAAATTTCTGGTTTTTTTTGCCAGGTCAAGGTTCCTGTTTTGTCAAAAACAATATGCGAAATTGATTTTATCTGTTCGATGGTTCGGATATTTTTTAGAAAAAATTCATTCTTTCCAAACACACGCAAGGCATTACCAAAAGAAAATGGAATAGACAAAGCCAACGCACATGGACAGGCAATAATCAAAATGGCAGATACAACATTTATGGTCATTCGCCAGTCAACCATCGCCCAATAAGTTCCGGAAATTATTGCAATAGCCAGCACAGCAAAAGTAAAGTTCTGAGCGATCTTATCAGAAAGTGAGGATAATTTAGCCTGGCCTTCTTCTTTAAAAATATCGTTGTTCCACAGTTTGGTTAAATAGCTTTGGGACACTTTTTTTACAATTTTAACCTCAATTGTCGATCCGCTTA
This window harbors:
- the ccoS gene encoding cbb3-type cytochrome oxidase assembly protein CcoS; the protein is MEVIFILIGASFSVALGFLIAFLFSVKKGQFDDQETPAIRMLFDDEIKK
- a CDS encoding HAD-IC family P-type ATPase → MHETSIDKKQLCYHCGEECRETKISFDDKLFCCNGCKVVYELLSENNLCTYYNLENSPGINAATPFFKEKFSFLDDNAVINQLLEFSESETSKVTFFIPSIHCSSCIWLLEKIYKLNPAVKSSRVNFVKKEVSLTYNNANISLREIAELLTSLGYEPQINLIDLEQKKQETSNKKLYIKIGIAGFAFGNSMMFSFPEYLDAWQALTSDFKLVFGTLNILLAIPVLFYSASDYFISSFKGLRKKMLNIDVPISIGILALVARSLFEIISGNGPGYFDSFTGLVFFLLLGRLFQDKTYATLSFERNYKSYFPVSVTLLEAGENRVIPVSKLNIGDTILLRNQELIPADALLLSETASIDYSFVTGESELVDKNQNEMLYAGGRLSGSTIEVKIVKKVSQSYLTKLWNNDIFKEEGQAKLSSLSDKIAQNFTFAVLAIAIISGTYWAMVDWRMTINVVSAILIIACPCALALSIPFSFGNALRVFGKNEFFLKNIRTIEQIKSISHIVFDKTGTLTWQKKPEISFSKKLSLPDEELIKSLTNNSVHPISRFIYNFLKAGKILPANDFVEISGKGMLAQINGHDVRIGSAQWIGVPQLQNIEFSGSTAHVLIDGDYKGYFSIKNSYRPGLSNVLQKLAKNFKIALISGDNAREKNFLTGLFEKFKIKGEIRFNQTPYDKQNFILNLQKAGDRTLMIGDGLNDAGALKQSDLGISISEDVNTFSPACDAILNANHFEKLPVFINYAKSSYNTVITSFILSFLYNSVGLYFAVTGVLSPLIAAILMPLSSISVVVFATLSTRINAKRLGL